From Streptomyces yatensis, one genomic window encodes:
- a CDS encoding VOC family protein — translation MTVRRVVPNVRSEAMRENREFYGLLGFEEVMNQGWIMTLASTTNPTAQISVLTHDETGPVVPDVSVEVDDVDAAYAAMCDSGAEIVHSLRDEEWGVRRFFVRDPNGRVINVLSHRR, via the coding sequence ATGACCGTCCGCCGTGTCGTACCCAACGTCCGGTCCGAAGCGATGCGGGAGAACCGGGAGTTCTACGGTCTCCTGGGCTTCGAAGAGGTGATGAACCAGGGCTGGATCATGACCCTCGCCTCCACCACCAACCCCACCGCCCAGATCAGCGTGCTGACCCACGACGAGACCGGGCCGGTGGTCCCCGATGTGAGCGTCGAGGTGGACGATGTGGACGCGGCCTACGCGGCGATGTGCGACAGCGGTGCCGAGATCGTGCACTCCCTGCGGGACGAGGAGTGGGGCGTGCGCCGCTTCTTCGTCCGCGACCCCAACGGCCGCGTGATCAATGTGCTGAGCCACCGCCGATAA